A window of Clostridium botulinum BKT015925 contains these coding sequences:
- a CDS encoding trypsin-like peptidase domain-containing protein: protein MSNDNLEFDKKVLQICCDDYMDFFNKANVVGIGLGKQVSNRQFTGEKCITVFVSGKFPEDQLAKEDLIPRTYKGIKTDVLPSGPISTCSFTGKIRPVIGGFGISPTTSNEVGSVGCLVKDKNGYYILSNNHVLANTNKIPLDTTIVQPSIKDRGKNPEDVVAKLTKFVPIEFKSKDNVPENYVDAAIAKVINEEDVSSKVAFIGEILGVKPAKLDQSVVKVGRTTEQTFGLVLAEGASIIVEYGDEKAIFKNQIVTTKMTSEGDSGSLLTDSEGYAVGLIYAHSQKHSYHNNISDVLEKLEVTLVTKNT, encoded by the coding sequence TTGAGTAATGATAATTTAGAATTTGATAAAAAAGTTCTTCAAATTTGTTGTGATGATTATATGGACTTTTTTAACAAGGCAAATGTAGTAGGAATAGGATTAGGAAAACAAGTTAGTAACCGTCAGTTTACTGGAGAAAAATGTATTACTGTATTTGTTTCAGGTAAATTTCCAGAGGATCAATTAGCTAAAGAAGATTTAATTCCACGCACATATAAAGGAATTAAAACTGATGTACTACCAAGTGGTCCAATTTCAACTTGTTCATTTACAGGTAAAATTAGGCCTGTAATTGGAGGATTTGGGATAAGCCCAACAACGAGTAATGAAGTTGGTTCAGTAGGGTGTTTAGTAAAAGATAAGAATGGATATTATATATTAAGTAATAATCATGTTCTTGCTAATACCAATAAAATACCATTAGATACTACTATAGTACAACCAAGTATAAAAGATAGAGGAAAGAATCCTGAAGATGTAGTTGCAAAACTTACTAAATTTGTTCCGATAGAGTTTAAAAGTAAGGATAATGTTCCTGAAAATTATGTAGATGCTGCTATAGCTAAAGTAATCAATGAAGAAGATGTATCTTCTAAGGTTGCTTTTATTGGAGAAATCTTAGGAGTAAAACCTGCAAAATTAGATCAGTCTGTAGTTAAGGTCGGAAGAACTACTGAGCAAACATTTGGGTTAGTACTAGCTGAAGGAGCAAGTATTATTGTAGAATATGGTGATGAAAAGGCAATATTTAAAAATCAAATAGTTACAACAAAAATGACCAGTGAAGGAGACTCAGGTAGCTTACTTACGGATTCTGAAGGATATGCCGTAGGACTTATATATGCTCATAGTCAAAAACATTCTTATCATAATAACATATCTGATGTTTTAGAAAAATTAGAGGTTACATTAGTTACTAAAAATACGTAA
- a CDS encoding trypsin-like serine protease: MKNINYRELEQFKCCTKEEKICYICDCKYEYFLNKANIVGVGLGYRIKKGIVTTETCIKVFASKKVPDNELSPDDLIPPVYGGIKTDVVESGSFKGLSLTDRIRPTLCGYSIGPSAQNYIGTLGCLVTDGHDKFILSNNHVIAGFNSLKIGTSILQPGGDKKEDEIAQLSKFVPIKFIEGRSMPVNYVDCAIAKVTDEANVSPEIESIGIPRGIRGHKLGQLVKKVGATSELTTGIIEDVNITTTINAGSKQFLIKKQILTSAMAKPGDSGAVLLNDNDYVVALLMAGNDDYTIFNPIRRVLNSLDVTIVSK, encoded by the coding sequence ATGAAAAATATAAATTATAGAGAATTGGAACAATTTAAGTGTTGTACTAAAGAAGAAAAAATTTGTTATATATGTGACTGTAAATATGAGTATTTTTTAAATAAGGCTAATATAGTAGGTGTAGGACTTGGATATAGGATTAAAAAAGGAATAGTAACTACGGAGACATGTATTAAGGTGTTTGCATCTAAAAAAGTTCCAGATAATGAATTATCACCAGATGATTTAATACCTCCAGTTTATGGAGGTATTAAAACTGATGTAGTTGAAAGTGGAAGTTTTAAAGGGCTAAGTCTTACAGATAGAATTCGTCCTACATTATGTGGATATAGTATAGGACCATCAGCTCAGAATTATATTGGTACCTTAGGATGTTTAGTAACAGACGGACATGATAAATTTATATTAAGCAATAATCATGTTATAGCTGGGTTTAATAGTCTTAAAATAGGAACTTCAATACTACAACCTGGGGGAGATAAGAAGGAGGATGAAATAGCACAGCTTTCAAAATTTGTTCCTATAAAATTTATTGAAGGAAGAAGTATGCCTGTAAATTATGTAGATTGCGCTATTGCTAAAGTAACAGATGAGGCTAATGTATCTCCTGAAATTGAGTCTATTGGTATACCTAGAGGCATAAGAGGGCATAAATTAGGACAGTTAGTTAAAAAAGTTGGAGCAACTAGTGAATTAACTACAGGAATAATAGAAGATGTAAATATAACAACTACCATTAATGCAGGCTCTAAACAGTTTTTAATTAAGAAACAAATATTAACTAGTGCTATGGCAAAGCCAGGAGATTCAGGAGCTGTGTTACTAAATGATAATGATTATGTTGTAGCATTGCTTATGGCTGGAAATGATGATTATACGATTTTTAATCCTATTCGTAGAGTTTTAAATTCATTAGATGTAACTATTGTTAGTAAGTAA
- a CDS encoding trypsin-like serine protease — MNHNCCLRNLCMLDENILYICHNEYWNFLNKKNVVGIGLGYKFIKGVPTCIKCIVVLVSKKNSINELTSKDIIPKVYKGILTDVMETGGINMSCSLNKRIRPVEGGYSIGSATNKEFGSLACLVTNGHLKYILANNHVIANENKASLGSHVLQPGIKDGGVVSKDTIANLSKYMPLKFFSLGKFPENYVDCAIAEITNSSIVSSKIAYIGIPKGTKIPKLNENVQKVGRTTERTLGKIISVGFTSIIKYDSGKALFRDLIVTTKMSDNGDSGSLLMDDKGYGIGLLCSDTPSNTFYNPIQMVLSILDVKIVTK; from the coding sequence ATGAACCATAATTGTTGCTTAAGAAATTTATGCATGCTAGACGAAAATATTCTTTATATTTGTCATAATGAATATTGGAATTTTTTAAATAAAAAAAATGTTGTAGGTATAGGATTAGGTTATAAATTTATCAAAGGAGTGCCTACATGTATAAAGTGTATTGTAGTACTAGTTTCTAAAAAAAATTCTATAAATGAATTAACAAGTAAAGATATAATTCCTAAAGTATATAAAGGAATTTTAACGGATGTAATGGAAACAGGTGGCATTAATATGTCATGTTCTTTAAATAAAAGAATTAGACCAGTAGAAGGTGGATATAGTATTGGTTCTGCAACAAATAAGGAATTTGGATCGTTAGCATGTTTGGTAACTAATGGACATCTAAAATATATTTTAGCTAATAATCATGTTATTGCCAATGAAAATAAAGCATCACTAGGAAGTCATGTATTACAGCCTGGAATTAAAGATGGAGGAGTAGTTTCAAAGGATACAATTGCTAATTTATCAAAATATATGCCGCTAAAATTTTTTTCACTTGGAAAATTTCCTGAAAATTATGTTGATTGTGCAATAGCTGAAATAACAAATAGTTCTATAGTATCTTCTAAAATAGCATATATAGGTATTCCTAAGGGCACGAAAATTCCTAAATTAAATGAAAATGTTCAAAAAGTTGGAAGAACAACAGAGAGAACACTTGGAAAGATAATATCTGTAGGATTTACAAGTATTATAAAGTATGATTCTGGAAAAGCATTATTTAGAGATTTAATAGTAACAACTAAAATGTCTGATAATGGAGACTCGGGAAGTTTGTTAATGGATGATAAAGGATATGGAATTGGGCTTCTTTGTAGTGATACTCCATCTAATACTTTTTATAATCCAATTCAAATGGTTTTGTCTATTTTGGATGTTAAAATTGTTACTAAGTAG